GGGTCGAACAGCTCCGGGTTGTCGCCCCACACGGGCTGCCGGTGCAGCATCGGGACGAGCACGCTGACGGCCTGGCCGGCGGCGAGCGGGATCCGCCCGCCGAGCAGGGTGTCCTCGCGGGCGTGCCGGCTGAAGGCGGCGGCCGTCGGCCACAGCCGCAGCGCCTCGTTGAGGACCTGACGGGTGTAGGTGAGCCGGCCGATGTCGTCGTACGTCGGCTCCGGGTCGGCCGCGCCGCCCCACAGCGCGTCGGCCTCGCGCTGCACCAGCCGGAGCACGGCGGGGTGCTTGGCGAGGTAGTACAGCGCGAAGGACATCGCGCCGGAGGTCGTCTCGTGTCCGGCGATCAGGAAGGTGATGACCTGGTTGCGGATGTTGGCGGCGTCCAGGGTGGTGCCGTCGGCCGGGTGTGGCGCGCTGAGCATCAGCCCGAGCAGGTCCTCGGCGCCGCTCTGGTCGGTGCCGGTGCGGGCGGCGATGACGTCGTCGACGACCCCGGCGAGATAGTCGGCGTCCGCCCGGAAGGCCGCGTCGGCCGCCGAGTGGTCCCGGCCCGGGGTGCGGGCCAGCCGCGTCATGCTCCACTCCAGGCAGCGGACCATCGACTCCACGAAGGGGTGCGGCTCGTCGCGTTCGAAAGAGCCGAAGTCGTAGCCGAACCCGGCGAGCCCGATGGTGTCGAGGGTCATCCGGGTCATGTCGTCCGGCACGTCGACGGCCCGTCCGTCCCGCGCCGCGCGGTCCCAGGACTCGATGAGCCGGTGGGCCACCCTGAGCATCACCGGGTGGTAGGTGCGCATCGAGCCGAGCGCGAAGGCGGGCATCAGGATGTCGTGCGCCTTGGCCCAGTTGGGCTCGTCGTTGTACGCCGTGAACAGGCCGTCGGCGGTGAAGTGGCGCACGTTCTCCAGCGCGGGCCCGATGTGCTTGGCGAAGCGCTCCTCGTCGGCGAGGTCCGCGACCAGGTCGGCGTCGGCGACGAACATCGCGTCCCGGCCGTGCAGCCGGCGCACGAGCACCGGACCGTGCGTGCGCATCAGGCCCATGACCTGTTGGAGAGGGGTGCGGCCGGGACCGGTGGCGGTGATGTCGACGACCGGGACGCCGGGCAGGGTACCGGCGCGGTCGGGGTGCAGTGCGGTGGGGGACATGGCGCGACAACTGCCTTTCGCGGTAACGGAGTACTCGCGGTAACCGAGTACTGCGTTCCAGGGTGGGCGAGCGGCGGTGCGGGTCCGTGCCCCGGCACTACACGATCGCGCAGTCAAAACTTGGTCACGGGGCTTGCGCCGGCCACGCGTCCGGGGCCCGGCGCCACGCTCCCCGGTGTGGTTTGCCGCTGACCTGGATCTTCGTCTTGGATGAGGGGGGTGGCTCGGCACTTCGGGAGGTGGGCATGGACCTGGGGCGGGCCGACGGGGTCGTCTGGCGCAACCGGGCCCTGATGGTCTTCGACCGGGTGTCGGTGCCGGTCGCGGTGTGCGATGTCCACGGCCGGGTCGTGCTGGCCAATCCCGCGATGGCGGCGGAGTGCGGTACGGCCCCGGGGCAGCTGCGCGGCCGGGACGTGCTGGAGCTGTTCCGCCCGCAGGAGGCCACGCAGGTGGAGCGGATCGCCGAGGCGCTGCGGCTGCGGCACCGCTCGCGCTACCAGGTGTCGGTGCGCTGGCGGGCGCCCGGCGGGGCCGAGCGCTTCGGCGAGCTGACGGCGGACCCGGTCAGCGACACCGTGGACGAGACACCGGCCCTTTTGGTGATGCTGCGGATGCGGGGCGAGTGCACGCCGCCCGAGCCGGAGCCGGCCCGGGTCACACCGGCGGAGGGCCGGGTGCTGGCCCTGCTGGCCGCCGGCGCCACCACGGCCGGCGCCGCCCGCGAACTGGGCCTCAGCAAGGACGGCGTCACCTACCACCTACGGCGCCTGTCGGCCCGCTGGAACGCCTCCAACCGCACGGAACTGGTGGCCCGTGCCTACGCCTTGGGCGTCCTGACGCCCGGAGTGTGGCCGCCGGAGGCCAGGAGGGCGGACGGGGAGTAGGGGGTTGCCGGAAGCTCGGGCCGGTCGGGGGCTCGGGCTTGTCGGGAGCTCGAGCCGGTCGGGACCTCGGGCCGGTCGGGAGCTCGCGTGTGGCGGGTGTCTTGGGCGTGGCGAGTGCCTTGGGGGTGGCGGGTGCCTTGGGGGTGCTGGGCGTCCCCGTCATGCCTGACGTCTCTTGAGAAGCCGTACCGGAGCCCGCAGCCCCCGATCAAGCCGTACCCGTACCGGAAGGAGCCGGGGTGGAGTACGCCGTGCCCGCGCCCTCCGGGGCACCGAAGCGGGCCAGGGTGTGCCAGACCATCTTCAGGTCCTGGAGCTCGTGCCGGCCGGTGCGGGCGGCGTCGCCGATGACGCGCGGGGTCAGCAGGCCGCGCTCGGCGATCTGCGCGCCGAGGTCGGCGTACTCCGGCCCCCGGTAGTCGGCGTGGCGGCGCAGTTCGGTGACCGTGAGCCGGTAGCCGGGGTGCCACTCCAACGGGCAGGGCAACCGCCGGGCCGCTGTCTCCACCGTCGTGCCCCGGTAGCTCGCGTCGAGCACGAGCGCCTCCACGTCCCGGGCGAGCAGTACACCGGCGTGCACATGGCTCTCGATGTAGTCGTTGAGCGGGTCCTGGTCGTCCGCCTCCGCGAGCGCGATCAACGGCATTGCCGAGGCCACGCCGAAGTCGGTGGGCTCGGCGGCGCTGTCCGGGTAGCAGAAGGTGGCCCGGTCCAGGACCGCCGCGGTGAGCCTGAGGTGCGAGGAGCCGAAGCGCGGGGCCGCGCCGACGGCCTGGTGGCGGAAGTCCAGGGCGCCGTACAGCGGGCGCTCGACCGGGGCCGCGTCGTCGTACAGGCCGCCGAAGATCCGGCTCTCCCAGCGTGTCCGGTCGCCGCCCGGGTGCGCGGTCAGGCCGCCGTTGCTGGTGCCCGTGACGAACTGCGAGTGGTACGCGCCGTCGCGGGCCAGCGCCTCCAGGATCGGCAGTCCGCCGCAGACGCGGTCAGGATGGAAGTTCAGGGTGATGCGCAGTCCGGGGTCGAGCGGTGGTCCGGACACCCCGGCGGCGACGTGGTCCAGCGCCCGCCGGGCGCGTGGTGGCAGCTCGTGCCGGAAATCCATTGGCCCACCCTCCCCATGGCTACCTAGGCTAGCCGTGTACCTAGACCTATTAGGTTCCGCGCGACGAACGACGCCTCCGGAACGACGAATCCAGAAGGACTCCCCCCATGAGATCGCTCACCGAGCAGGACATCCGCAACTCCTTTATCAACTGCTCCAAAGGGGAGGCCAAGCGGCTGACGGTCCCGCGGGACCTCGGTGAACGCCCGTGGGACGAACTGGACTTCCTCGGCTGGCGGGATCCCGGGGCGCCCGACCGCAGCTATCTGGTCACCGAGCGCGATGACCGACTCGTCGGCGTGGCCCTGCGTTTCCAGGCCGCGCAGCGCGGGTTTCTGCACCGGAGCATGTGCTCGCTGTGTCTGACCACGCATCCCGGCGGCGGGGTAACGCTGATGACGGCGCGGAAGGCGGGGGCGGCGGGCCGTGAGGGCAACTCGGTCGGCCTGTACATGTGCACCGACCTGGCGTGTTCGCTGTACGTGCGGGGCGGGAAGGTACCGGAGTCCGGCGGCCGGTTCGAGGAGAGCCTGACGATGGAGGAGCAGATCGCCCGTACGACGGGCAACCTGTCCGCGTTCATCGACAAGCTGTATGCCTGACGGCGTCGGCTTCCGGTCGCGCACCCGGGTCGCCTCGACCCGGTGAAGGCGGAGCAGCGCGTCGCGGCTGCGGGCGAGCGCGTCGCCGTAGGGCCCGTCGGGGCGGGCGGTGCCGATGCCGCGGGCCGGCCGGGCTCGGCGTGTAGCGGTGGACGGCGCCGTGCGTGCCCGGTGGCGCCGAGCCCTGCCACCCCGGCGCCGCCGGCCATGCGGTCCGGGGCCCGCAGGTCGGGACGTCGTGTCGTGCCCCAGGCTGCCGACCGGGCGCCGATGGGAGTCATACGGTGACCCACCCCCCATCGCCCCGGACAGCCCCCAGCCCGCGCAGCGGCAGCCACGCGGTCAGAACACCGGTGGCACCCACTCGGGGTCGCGGCCGAGGGAGCCGAGCAGGGCCGCCGCCTCGTCCCGCGGCCCGTCGGACGCGAGGGCGGGGGCGAACACGCCGTATCCGCGCAGTCGCGGCACCAGCTGGTCGGCGGCCGGGCGCAGGCCCGCGGCCAGGGCCGGTGCGAGTGGCCGGTTCTGATCGGTGGCTACGGCGATGTCCCAGGCGTGCACGGCGGCGTCCAGCGCTGCCGCACCGGCGGCCATCGGCAGGGGCAGCGGGCCGAGCGGCGTCGGCACGGACTCGGCGTCGGCGGGCAGGTGCGCATAGCCGTCGGCCACGGCGTCCAGGACCTTGTCCAGCTCGGCCACCGGGTCGCCGTGCAGGGCGTCGGCCGGCTGGAACGGGTCCTCGCCGGGCCGGCCGGCGGCGAGCGCGAGGCCGTATGCCTGCTGGTCGATGCGCGCGTGGTTGAGCACCTGCCGTACGGTCCACTCGGAGCACGGCGTCGGCCTGCCCCAGGCCTCCTCCGGCACCGCGGCGACCACCTCGCGCAGGTAGGCGTGCGCCCGCCGGACCAGCTCGACGCCTTCGGGCTTCCCGGCGTCCTTGATATCCGCCATACCGACCCCTTCCATGGCTCTCCACGGCCCTCTCGATGCGGCGGTCTCCCCACCGCCGGGATCACTCTACGGATGCTTGCGGACAGTTCCCGTCCTCAATTGCGCACGTTCGAGCCACCCGAGGAACGGGAACAGGCCAAGGGATGCACGACGTACGGAAGTGGACCACGGGACTGCAGCGCCTGCTGGAGCGCCGCCGGGAACCGGTGGTCGTCCAGACACTGCGGTCGGCGACGGCGGCGACGATCGCCTATGTCATCGCGCTGCGGCTGAGCCCCGAGCCGGCCCCGCTCACCGCCCCTCTGACCGCGCTGCTGGTCGTCCAGGTGACCTTCTACGCCACCCTCACCAACGGCATCCGCCGGGTGAACTCGGTGGTGGCCGGCGTGCTGGTCGCGATCGCCTTCAGCATGCTGGTGGGGCTGACCTGGTGGAGCCTCGCGCTGCTGATCGTGGCCTCGCTGGCCGTCGGGCACCTGGTGCGGGTCGACGAGTACGTGGCCGAGGTGGCGATCAGCGCCATGCTGGTCCTCGGGGTCACCACCATCGGGTTCGCCGCCTGGGCACGCATCGTGGAGACGCTGATCGGCGCGGTCGTCGGAACGGCCTGCAATCTGCTGCTGCCGCCCCCGGTATGGGTGGACAAGGCGGGCCACTCCATCGAGGACCAGGCGCGCCGGGTGCGGCAGTTGATGCTGCGGATGGGCGAGGAGGCCGGCGGCCGGATCCCCTGGGAGCGGGCGGCCGAGCGGCTGCACGAGGCACGGCAGCTGGACCACCACATCAGTCAGGTGGACGCCTCGCTGCGGCAGGCCGAGGACAGTCTGCGGCTCAATCCGCGGGTCAAGGAGGGGCTGCTGCACCGGGTGGTGCTGCGGACCGGCCTGGACGCGCTGGAGATCTGCACGGTGGTCCTGCGGGTGCTGGCCCGTACCTTCACGGACCTGGCGAAGGCCCGCGGGGCCGAGGACCTGTTCCCGCCCCAGGTCGGGGCGACCGTGGAACAACTGCTGTCGGAGATCGCCGACGCGGTGGTCAGCTTCGCGGTCCTGGTCACCACGCATCTGAGCACGAACGCCGAGTCCGCGGAGGCCCGTCTGTCCGCCGAGCTGCACACGGCCGCCGGCACCCGGGACCGGCTGGCCGAACTGCTCCGGGAGGAGATCGGCAAGGACGCGGCGAACTGGCAGCTGTTCGGGGCCGTACTGACCGAGACGACCCGGATCATCGACGAGCTGAACACCGAGCACCGCACCCGCCGCCTGCTGGAGGAGCTGGACCGGGTCTCCCGCGGGCAGCGGGCGAAGCTGCCCCGGATGACGCGGCTGCGCGAGCGGCTCGGAGTGCAGGAGGAGCTGTGGCGGAACCGTGCGGGGTTCGGCGAGCGTTCTTGGTGAGGAGGGTGCCGGGCGGGCTCGGCGCGGACGGCGGACGAGGGGGCGAGGCGGATGGCCGGTTCCGGGGTGCGGATCGACGGGAACACACTGCGGCTGCCGGGCGGGGTGGCGGTGCGGTTCGTCCGCACGCTGCGGCTGCCTGAGACGGGCACGCATCCGCTGCCGCCGGGGCTGGGCGAGTTCCCCCTCCGGCGGGTCGCGGACCACGCGGACACCGTTCCGCGGGAGTGGCGGGCGCGCGGCGGCGTGATGCTGCCGGTGTATCTGCGCGAGGCGATGTGGCTGAGCTTCTCCGGTTCGACGGAGCCGGCCGCCCTCCAGGTCGGGGTCGGCAAGGTGTGCGCGGTGTCCGGCAGGCCCTGGAGCGACCGGCTCTCGCGGGATCCGCAGAACTATGTCGTGCTCCCCCGCCAGCCCTGGCTGGACGGCATCAACTCCGGCAAGGGCACGGTCCGCCAGTTCGTCGCCGTACCGCTGGGACTCGGCGCGACGGTGGAGGGGCAGGTCACCGGCGAGGAGGTGTGGGGCGGGGTGCAGTTGCAGTC
Above is a genomic segment from Streptomyces fodineus containing:
- a CDS encoding PAS domain-containing protein; amino-acid sequence: MDLGRADGVVWRNRALMVFDRVSVPVAVCDVHGRVVLANPAMAAECGTAPGQLRGRDVLELFRPQEATQVERIAEALRLRHRSRYQVSVRWRAPGGAERFGELTADPVSDTVDETPALLVMLRMRGECTPPEPEPARVTPAEGRVLALLAAGATTAGAARELGLSKDGVTYHLRRLSARWNASNRTELVARAYALGVLTPGVWPPEARRADGE
- a CDS encoding DUF3626 domain-containing protein; this translates as MDFRHELPPRARRALDHVAAGVSGPPLDPGLRITLNFHPDRVCGGLPILEALARDGAYHSQFVTGTSNGGLTAHPGGDRTRWESRIFGGLYDDAAPVERPLYGALDFRHQAVGAAPRFGSSHLRLTAAVLDRATFCYPDSAAEPTDFGVASAMPLIALAEADDQDPLNDYIESHVHAGVLLARDVEALVLDASYRGTTVETAARRLPCPLEWHPGYRLTVTELRRHADYRGPEYADLGAQIAERGLLTPRVIGDAARTGRHELQDLKMVWHTLARFGAPEGAGTAYSTPAPSGTGTA
- a CDS encoding FBP domain-containing protein; this encodes MRSLTEQDIRNSFINCSKGEAKRLTVPRDLGERPWDELDFLGWRDPGAPDRSYLVTERDDRLVGVALRFQAAQRGFLHRSMCSLCLTTHPGGGVTLMTARKAGAAGREGNSVGLYMCTDLACSLYVRGGKVPESGGRFEESLTMEEQIARTTGNLSAFIDKLYA
- a CDS encoding TIGR03086 family metal-binding protein — its product is MADIKDAGKPEGVELVRRAHAYLREVVAAVPEEAWGRPTPCSEWTVRQVLNHARIDQQAYGLALAAGRPGEDPFQPADALHGDPVAELDKVLDAVADGYAHLPADAESVPTPLGPLPLPMAAGAAALDAAVHAWDIAVATDQNRPLAPALAAGLRPAADQLVPRLRGYGVFAPALASDGPRDEAAALLGSLGRDPEWVPPVF
- a CDS encoding FUSC family protein; this translates as MHDVRKWTTGLQRLLERRREPVVVQTLRSATAATIAYVIALRLSPEPAPLTAPLTALLVVQVTFYATLTNGIRRVNSVVAGVLVAIAFSMLVGLTWWSLALLIVASLAVGHLVRVDEYVAEVAISAMLVLGVTTIGFAAWARIVETLIGAVVGTACNLLLPPPVWVDKAGHSIEDQARRVRQLMLRMGEEAGGRIPWERAAERLHEARQLDHHISQVDASLRQAEDSLRLNPRVKEGLLHRVVLRTGLDALEICTVVLRVLARTFTDLAKARGAEDLFPPQVGATVEQLLSEIADAVVSFAVLVTTHLSTNAESAEARLSAELHTAAGTRDRLAELLREEIGKDAANWQLFGAVLTETTRIIDELNTEHRTRRLLEELDRVSRGQRAKLPRMTRLRERLGVQEELWRNRAGFGERSW